aaataggggtggtggaaggggaagagggcggggggtgggagtgactgagTGGcgggcactgagatgggcacttgacgggatgagcgctgggtgttattctgtatgttggcaaattgaacaccaataaaaaataaatttattattaaaaaaaaaaaaacaaagatcagctcctagttttgttgatctgttctaccattcttctggtttctatttcactgatttctgctcaaatctttattaattctttttctcttatgggtttaggttttatttgctgttctttctccagttcctttaggtatacGGTTAAGTTGTGTATttggttgtatatttgagaccttgtttcttaaaaaaggcttgtattgctatatacttctctcttaggactgcctttgctgcatcacGAAGGTCTcaaacagttgtgttttcattttcactagtttccatgaatttttaaaattcttctttaatttcctgggtGACTCATCCATTCCTTAggaggatgctctttaacctccgtGTAtgtgagttctttccaaattcccTCCTATGACTGAgctctagtttcaaagcattatggtctaaaAACATGCAgagaatgatcccaatcttttagtactggttgagacctgatttatgaTCCAGTATGtaatctcttctggagaatgtttcatgtgcacttgagaagaatgtgtattgtgttgctttaggatggaggGCTCTGAATATacctgtgaagtccatctggtccagcgtgtcattcaaagcccttgtttccttgctgatcttctgcttagattattTGTCCATTGCAGTAAGTGGGGTGTGaaattccctactattattgtatattAGCAATGTGCTGCTTTAATTTTGTTACTAGTTAGTTTATATAATTGGTTGCTCCGTATTAGGGccataaatgtttacaattgttaGGTCTTATTgaatagaccctttaattattatatagtgttcttcctcatctcttattacagtatTTGGGCTAGAACTCaaacaggaattcagcaaagtggcaggatacaaaatcaatgcgcAGAAACCAGTTgcattctatacactaacaatgaaatagaagaaagagaaaataaggaatcaatctcatttacaattgtaccaaaaacctaggaataaacctaaccaaagaggcaaaatatctgtactctgaaaactacagaacagtcatgaaagaaatttagaaaggataggaagaatattgttaaaatgtctatgctacccagagcaatctatacattcagtgcaatccctatcaaaataccatcaactttttttacagagctggaacaaataattctaaaattcatatggaaccagaaaagaccctgaatagccaaaggaatgttgaaaaccaaagctggtggcattacaattccagactttcagttctactacaaagctgtaatcaccAAGTgcagtactggcataaaaacagacacatcaatggaacagaatagagaacctaggaatggaccctcaactctatggtcagtcaactaattttcaacaacagaaaagaatatccaatggaaaaaagacagtctcttcaacaaacggtgttgggaaagttggatagtcacatgcagaagaatgaaactggaccactgtcttacaccatacacaaaaatagactcaaaatggatggagacctaaatgtgagacaggaatccatcaaaatcctagagaagaacacaagcagcaatctctgtgaccttggctgcagAAACTCcatgctagacatgtctccaaagaaagagaaacaaaggcaaaaatgaactattgggacttcatcaagataaaaagcttttgcacagcaagtgaaacagttgacaaaaaaaaaaaaaaaaagttgacagaatgggagaagatattggcaaatgccttatcagataaagggctaatacccaagatctataaagaacttatcaaactcaacactcaaagaacaaataatccaatcaagaaatgggcagaagacacagacatttccccaaagaagacatacaaatggccaacagtcacatgaaaaaatgctccacatcactgggcattagggaaatacaaatcaaaaccacagtgagataccacctcacaccagtcagaatggttaaaattaacaagttaggaaatgacagatgttagcaaggatgcagagaaaggggagccctcttacactcttggtgggaatacAAGTTGACACAgttactctggaaaatagtatggaggttcctcaaaaagttgaaaatagagttatcctatgacccagcaattgcactactagggatttaccccaaagatacaaatgtagagatccaaaggggcacctgcaccccaatgtttatagcagcaatgtccacaacaacCCAACTATGGAatgagcccagatgtccatcaagagatgaataaagaagatctgGTATATATATTACACtacggaatattactcaactaacaaaaaaagggaaatcttgccatttgcaacaatgtggatggaactggagggtattatgctaagcaaaataagtcaatcagagaaagacagttatcatatgatctcactcatatgtgaaatttaaggaTAAAACAGAGGGtcataggggaaggaagagaaaaataaaagaagatgaaattagagagggaaacaaaccataagagactcttaaatcacaggaagcaaactgagggttgctggaggggagtgggatggggaaacgggttaactgggtgatggacattaaagagggcacatgataaaatgagcactgggtatcatgtaagactgataaatcactgacttctacttctgaaactaataatacactgtgtgttaactgaatttaaataaaaaataaaaatataataagcaagAAAAGCATCTCTACTGGATGAACATAAAATCATGACATATTAAAACTAATAGGATATAGGTAAAGCAGTACACAAGAGGGAAATTCATAGCTTTAAAATGTTTGTATCAGGaaggaaatgagatttaaaatcaataacctaaaaaaaaaaaaaaacaattaactaAGCTCTCaacttaagaaattagaaaagaagagcaattaaacccaaagtaagtaaaaggaaggaaataataaagatctcaacagaaatcaatgttttaaaaaaacagcaaaacactAGAcacaatcaataaaactgatcGTTCTTTCAAAAGATCTACAGAATTGATAAAATGTTAGTAAAAtgaccaagagaaaaagagaaaagacaaattaccaaaattagGAACGAGAGAGGAAATATTCTGCACcctacaaaattaaaaagattaaaaaggaatattataagCAATCTTATGCCAATAATTCGACAACTTAGTTGAAATGAACAAATTTGCAgacagaaatgacaaaattaactccaaatgaaatacaaaatctgaatgGGCTAATATCAAGTAAAGACATTACTTAATTGAATTACTGAAAAATATAGGCAAGTTGAGGCCCAGATGGCTTTCTTTActgatgaatttgttttttttttttagatccatttatttatttgagagagaggaagagagaaagtgagtgtgcagggggaggagcagaagaagagaaatcctcaagcagactccctgctgagcatggagcccaacctgatacccaatcccaggaacctgagacatgacctgaactgaaatcaacagCTAAACACCTAgttgactaagccactcagacatcccttTACTGGTGGATTTTATCAACATTTAAGGAATTATTAATAGCAATTacataaaaactctttaaaaaacagaagagaacacTTTCCAGCTCAttttaccctgataccaaagctgCACAGATAttagaaaactatagaccaatacctttcatgaatataaatgttaaaattcttttttaaaaagattttatttatttattcatgagagagagagagagaggcggagacatagtcggaggaagaggcaggctccctgtgaggagcctgatatgggactccatcccaggacctcagaatcgcgacctgagccaaaggcagatgctcaaccactgagcaacccaggtgccccaaatgttaaaatccttaaaaaaatagtgattgtCTCCAGTAAtgtataaaaaggattatatattATGACCAGGTAGGGTTTACCCAGATTAGCTTAACATCTAAATATCACTTAATGTAATGCATATATTAATAGGATAAAGCCAAAGTCAGCAATCTACAGCCCACAGACCAAATTTGGTATGTCTTTTGTCTCAGTAAATACAGTATTATTGGAATACAATTATGCCCATTCATTCACATGTTATCTATAATTGCTTTCATGCTATAAGAGCAAAATTGATTGATTGAAACAGAGATCGTGTAGCTCACaacactaaaaatatttactatacggtccttttaaaaaatattgctgacgcctggaataaagaagaaagtcATATGATAATTTCAACAGATGTGGAAAATACATCTGACAAAATCCAACCAACATAATAAAGCTTTCAACAAATTAGGCCTAGAACGAAacttttttaatttcataaaggGCAGCTATATACAAAACCTACAACTAACACCATACTTAAAGATGAAAGACAATGCTTTCCCCCAATATTAGGTACAaagcaaggatgtccactctttccacttctattcaacattggaCTGGAGCTTCTAGCCAGTGCAACAGGcaagaaaatgtgaatataataTCAATAAACAACCAATTAGAAATTAagttaagaaaaatttatattcacaACAGTATACAAATATTCGGgactaaatttaacaaaagaagtgcaGACTATACATAccaaaaattataagacattgtcaagaaaaattaaagaccaaAATCAATGCAGATATGCCTAAAGTCTGCAAATTGGAAGACTCAATGTTATTAAGATATCTATTTTCTCAAAACTGACCCAAAGATTCAATGGAATTCTTATGTAAATACCAATGGACTTTGCTGTGTAAATTGATAAGCTAATGCTGAAATTTACATAGAAATCCCAAAGACCAAAAACAGctaatatggtttttaaaaaaaactaagtttGAGGACTTATTTGacctaatttcaaaatttaccataaatctgtagtaatcaagacagtgcaGTGTCACATTTATAGAGAAAAACCTTTTTAACTTTAGGTTAGGCAAAAATTTCTTCGATATGATGACAGGCATATTGCTAAATTAGACTCCATCAAAGTTTAAAActtgctcttcaaaagacaccattaagaatgaaaaataagaagaatgaaaagaagtcacagactggaagaaaatatttgcaaacatacaTCTAATAAAGAACCTGCATCCAGAACATATTAAGAAACCCTGAAAAAGAATCcctaaaaaatcaaaattaagaaaaccaacAACCAAATctaagaaaatgggcaaaaagactTTAATAGACGGTAGgcaatgaaaatatatgaatagcaactaagcatatgaaaaaacACTGTCATTATTCAttgtgaaaatgtaattttattaaagattatatttatttatttgagaaagagaacacaagagaGCAGAAAGCAatcacaagtggggggagggcagaagaagaagcagactgagcaggaagccccatgaggggttcaatcccaggatctgaggatcctgaaccaaaggcagatgcttcatcagctgagccccccaggcaacCTGTGAAATTGTCATTTTAAATCACAATTATTTACTGCTATGTATACTACATACCCACTTGAATGGCTAAGATTTAAATGACTTATGAtaccaaatgttggagaagaagcagagaagctGGGATCCTTATATATTGtgagtggaaatgtaaaatagtacctATTTTGCAAAGTAGtctgacagtttttaaaaatgttatacatATACTTACCATATAACCTAGTAATTCTGTTCCTAGGTAccacaaatatttgtatatgagTGGACATGATATTCATAGCAGCTAAAAtctagaaataatccaaaaaccCATCAGCAAGAAAGTAGATAAACAAGATGAGTGAAAGACATCTTACAACAGAATAACTATATACAATTTGGTACTTCCATACAACGGAATACAACTCtgtaataaaaaaggaatgaattactaATACATTCAACTTGGATGAGCTTCAAAAATAGTATGCTATGTTAAAGAAGCTAACAGTTAAGTTTACATATGATTCtgtttaaatgaaatttctagaaaagggaaaattaGAGACAAAAGCACCTGGggttggaggtgggggcagagttTTACTGCAAACAGAAACATGAGTGTTTTGGGTTTCATTTCTGAACTTTTTTGagttgatggaaatgttctcaaATGAGACTgtagtgatggttacacaactttataaatttattaacaCTCGTCAAATTGTACATTTAACTGTAAACTTATGATATAGAAATCAAAACTCAATGAAGTtactttctgtttaaaaacaaaaagaaaaaagaaaaaataaataaaaacaaaaagattgctCTTTGCTTAAAATACACTCGCCATATACTATTTGTATTGCTGTTACACAGGAGTGTcctatcactttttaaaattactaattcaGATTGGAATATGAAGTGTTCCTGCACAAAATCAATACTGACTTGAttcatttctctgcctcttctatcATTCCTGTGCACATACTTGGCTCTATAGTTCAACCCTAGTTCAGCAATTTTCAAAGTGTGGTTCAGAGACCAATTCTTTCTGAAAGCCTGCTAGGTTAATACTTTTTCCATAATAATTCTAAGacaatatttgcctttttcactttattcttttatgaATGCACAGTAAGACTTTGCATATGACATATGAATCACAACAGATTGCATGAAGCAGACATGAGAATCcaacggttttttttttttttttttttaactaagccAGACAGATTTACAAAACCACTTGTCTGGTTTTAGGGAAAATATAGTTTTAGCATAAAAGTGTGTCATAGTAATATGTAATGggtttattattgatattttaaatgaattgataactatttttaaagtccTCAGTTTTTAtggcaaatatttatagataaaatcATACCGAtagataaaagaacaaaattggataaataaaagctttttggAATCTTCAGTCATTTTGGTGGATGTAAAGGGTTCTGAGATAatgaagtttgagaatcactgccctTGTCCACCTGCCAGGTATAAGAATTCCTGTTTGCCACATCTGACAACAAGGGATTAGAGAACTGGGCAGATCTTCTTTGAAAGCTAACTTTGTCTTGGTTGCAAAAATCATCTGCTTCAAGATGAACCTATAGGTTTTAGTCAGGTCATCATTTAGAAATGTAGCAACTGTTaatccagatttttctttttcttgatggaAATACGCAGAGTCCTAGAAAAGGAGAAACATAGTCATGGAAAGGACTTGAAGCAGCACCTAGCATAAGAATAAGCCCTTAAAATAGGTAGTAATTACTATGTTATTATTAGACTACAGCAGTTCTTATTTATCTAACAcgtatttattaaatgcctactataAGCCAGGCTCTATGGGTCAGCATTGAGGATTCAATAACGAGGAAAACACTGcctgtcctcaaggagtttaTAGTCAAGGAATGAAGTCAGGAGAGTAATgacataaagaaatacataattggggggcacctgggtggctcagtgattgagcatctgccttcagctcagatcgtgatcctggggtcctgggatccagtcccacgttgggcttccgcgttgggctcccaggacggagcctgcttctccctctgcctatatctctgcctccttctttgtgtctctcacgaataaataaaaataagacatacTTACGAATTGTGGAAGAGTTTTAAAAGAAGTGATGGACATCCAAGTGCATAAAGGAGATCTGACGTGATTTTCAGAATCAGACAAGATTTCTCCGAGGAAGTGACGGCTGAACTGCAAGTTGAAAAATAagcaggaagaggcaaggagacaCAAGGGAGAAACAACATTCAAAGCCCCTTCAGGTAGAATGAtgaaaggccagtgtggctggagtccACAGCGCCTGAGACATTTGGGGCTTTAATATGCTTTGCAGGTATATTAGACCTTTATCATGCGGTCAGCGGGGAGCCATGGGACTATTTAGGAGAATGCGGTGAGACAGAACcagattttcacttttaaaaagatctctgGCAGCTGGAACATAGAGGAACAAGGGTGAAAAACGGAGACTATCCACACAGCGATGGCTGTATCCAGGTGGAAGGTGATGGAGGCTTAGAACAGAGTAATGGCGGCGGAGCCCAAAGAAGCAAATGAGTGTGGGATGTTCTTTTTGCAAGTAAGTGATTAATTGTAAGTTCAACTAGTACAGTCACTGTACTAAAGGGGAGCTGCAaaatctgccccccccccgccccccaggcacAGATCCCAAACCCCAACGTGATGCCCGGGGCCCTTTGCTGTATTCAGGCCGGGCAAGTCGCACGTACACGGCCTGGTGCCCCACCCTGCGTAAGGGGCTCACCCGACTTTATCCCCTGGAGGCCAGCGGAGTGGAACCGGGCCGTTTCCTGGCAACACCATTGTCGGGCTccccgggcgggggaggggtAACTAAGGACAACGGCCGGCTGAGAACTCCGGAAGAGACGCCAAGTCAGACGGGGAAAATGGGCAGCACGTGGCACAGCGCAGGCCACCGCGGGTGATTCGAGGGCTCAGCACGCGGCCGGAGCGGAGGGCGGGAGGGGCCGGAGAATGCGCCTGTGATTGGACAGCCGAGGGAACAGCGGCCCCTGTGATTGGACGAGGCCGGGCCCCAGGGCCGCTTCTGGCACCGCGTAGGGTTCTGGGTAGCAAGGCCCTTGGAAGGGTCTTAACcgaaagggggagggggaaggtcGCCAACAAACGGCTGAGCTCACAatccgggccggggccgggccggggcgtccccctccccccatggaGAGGGCCAGGCCGGAGCCGCCGCCCCAGCCGCGCCAACTGCCGCGGACGACCCCGCCGCGCCCGCTCcgccctgctcctccccagccgCCGGTCGAGGGCGCCTCCTTCCGGGCTGCGGCCGCGGAGCTGCCGCCGTCGCCGCCTACCCCGTGCGCGGCCGCCATTGCGACCGTGGCCTCGTCGTGCGGGGAGGCCCAGGCGTCGGGGGTACAGCCCGCGGCACGGCGGCTGCTGCAGGTGAAGCCCGAGCAGGTGCTGCTGCTCCCGCCGGGGCCGCCGCTGGCTCAGGCCCGGGACGAAGGCGGCGTCCCCTCGCCCGCGCAGGCGCGGCTGCTGCAGCTGAGGCccgagctgctgctgctgccgccgccgccgccgccgccgccgcccccgcccgcgtcCGACGGCGCCCCCTGCAGACCCGACTTGCACGCGGCGCAGCCTCGGGCCCTGCTCGTCAAGGcggagaagcaggagcaggggcccGGCTCGGAGCCGTCGCCGTCGGCGGGGACGCGGAGGCCTGCGGACGGGGGCCCTCGGGCCTCCAGGGCGGCCAAGCTGGAAGGCCCGGGGCCAGCTCTCGACGGCCGCCGGGGGGACCAGAAGAAGGGCAGGCTGGAGGCGGAGGCGGTCACGAGGGACGCGCCGAAAGGCGGGGAAGGCAAAAACCTGGCGGCCGTCAGAGAAGGGGTCATCAAAACGGAGGAGCccgaggggccccgcgaggactGCAGACTGGACGGGGAGCCCGCGTCCAATGGCCTGGTCCATGGCAGCAAGGAGGTCATCCTGGCCCAGCCGTCCAGCGCCTTTGGGCCCCACCAGCAGGATCTCAGGATCCCTCTGACTCTCCACGCGGTCCCCCCTGGGGCCCGGATCCAGTTTCAGGGACCTCCACCTTCAGAGCTGATACGGTTGACCAAGGTCCCCTTGACGCCAGTGCCTATTAAAATGCAATCTTTACTGGAGCCTTCTGTAAAAATTGAGACCAAAGATGTCCCGCTCACCGTGCTTCCCTCAGATGCAGGTATTAGACGGCAGGGGAATCTGGTTTTCACACTTCGTCGGTGTGGCCCCCTAGCTGATATGTCAGCAGTTCAGAAGcctaaactataaaaataaaatcacggAACTGATTCGTTACAGGGCAAAGTCTGCACAGGTATCACTTCCAATTGACTTGTACATATACCAGTAAAGTACACTAACATGTTCCAAGATTCCCaggcatttttaagaaaatctgttCTAAGGCCCAGTGAATGATGAGATTTAGAGGTGACCAATGTTTATACACAAAGTCGAAGTTTCCTCACTAGGTCACACAGCTATCTCAGCCGTCAGTTTCTATGCTGCACTTTGTAATAGTGTATTATGGTACTATTAGATATAGTGTACTAGAAGACACTATTATAGTAGATCAATGTTTTTTATAGGCATCAAGAAAACCTCAAATGGTGCTTAGTGAAAAAATTCATAATCAAAAGTTTATACTGAATTTGTGATTCAGGAGGCGATTcgtcttctttaaaaatcaatggtaaacatttttcaaagaaaacagtaCATGATAAATGTAACGCTTTAGTATTCTAAAAGCTAAGGATTTATGGaaatatagaaacttaaaatacttagaataagCTAGGAAATGTTTTCTAAGAAATGACTATAGTTAGCAGTAATGACTACAAATAGGTATTTTTATCTCTACCCATTATTTACGAATATGTAGTTAGaaaattctttaagatttaattcGGACAATTTTATGCTCATGAATGTCATGAAAAATCATTAATCATCAgttcatattttaattaacatttatatttattttttttcttattattttccttactgATCTCACCCTCTTGGTTTTATAGACTTCATTTTctaaaggagagaaagggaaagcttTCCTTATAGTAATTTAGacttttgtgcatttaaaaagcTTGTATATATCAAGTTaactaaagagaaacaaaataagtttATAGAGAGTTGTTTTTGATGAATTACATAAGAGATATGAATTTAGccacctttttaaaattgtaatttcaCCTGATTATGTGACTCTCAAAAagccacttttattatttttcttttgttttttcctcccagGACATAGGATTAGTATCAATGACCCACCCTGGCAAAAGCTTCACCTTCCTAATGAAATAGACtatagtattatattattaatttctttgcttGAACAGGCACTACAGGAACATGTAAATGAGTTCCTGTAAACATTTAGGGAAAACGTAGCTAGTGCTAGGATTATAGTCATGAATAAGTCATAGATACTGTCCCTCAGTAATAGAGTATTTTTAATGGGAAAGAAACTAAATGTTAATTATTGGTAGAGGTATTACTAAAGCGCAAAGAAGTAACAAGCCAGCAGTTTACTGTTTCTTAACATTATTACTCCTACAATATCTTCAacaatattattctttttgagGAAAAGAAGAGTCATTCTAAGCCATAGTTTAGAATGCTGAGTTCAGGAGTTATGAGGCATTCTGGAATACTGGCAGTTCTTTGACTATATTTtct
This genomic stretch from Canis lupus familiaris isolate Mischka breed German Shepherd chromosome 4, alternate assembly UU_Cfam_GSD_1.0, whole genome shotgun sequence harbors:
- the SOX30 gene encoding transcription factor SOX-30 isoform X3, translating into MERARPEPPPQPRQLPRTTPPRPLRPAPPQPPVEGASFRAAAAELPPSPPTPCAAAIATVASSCGEAQASGVQPAARRLLQVKPEQVLLLPPGPPLAQARDEGGVPSPAQARLLQLRPELLLLPPPPPPPPPPPASDGAPCRPDLHAAQPRALLVKAEKQEQGPGSEPSPSAGTRRPADGGPRASRAAKLEGPGPALDGRRGDQKKGRLEAEAVTRDAPKGGEGKNLAAVREGVIKTEEPEGPREDCRLDGEPASNGLVHGSKEVILAQPSSAFGPHQQDLRIPLTLHAVPPGARIQFQGPPPSELIRLTKVPLTPVPIKMQSLLEPSVKIETKDVPLTVLPSDAGIPDTPFSKDRNGHVKRPMNAFMVWARIHRPALAKANPAANNAEISVQLGLEWNKLSEEQKKPYYDEAQKIKEKHREEFPGWVYQPRPGKRKRFPLSVSNVFSGTTQNIISTNPTTIYPYRSPTYSVVIPSLQNTITHPVGFLEEAGKEEAHGSTYSDAPPAIQLPTPAVQRPSPISLFQPSVSSTAQVAVQAPNLPLRPALPPQHFAGPSQTDTHRLHSGASCSVKRPTPVSLENTNRIPTSASTAHARFATSTIQPPKEYPSVSTCPRSAPIPQAPPIPHSHVYQAPPLGHPATLFGTPPRFSFHHPYFLPGPHYFPSRNGKADPKSLYGIVSDPE
- the SOX30 gene encoding transcription factor SOX-30 isoform X4 codes for the protein MERARPEPPPQPRQLPRTTPPRPLRPAPPQPPVEGASFRAAAAELPPSPPTPCAAAIATVASSCGEAQASGVQPAARRLLQVKPEQVLLLPPGPPLAQARDEGGVPSPAQARLLQLRPELLLLPPPPPPPPPPPASDGAPCRPDLHAAQPRALLVKAEKQEQGPGSEPSPSAGTRRPADGGPRASRAAKLEGPGPALDGRRGDQKKGRLEAEAVTRDAPKGGEGKNLAAVREGVIKTEEPEGPREDCRLDGEPASNGLVHGSKEVILAQPSSAFGPHQQDLRIPLTLHAVPPGARIQFQGPPPSELIRLTKVPLTPVPIKMQSLLEPSVKIETKDVPLTVLPSDAGIPDTPFSKDRNGHVKRPMNAFMVWARIHRPALAKANPAANNAEISVQLGLEWNKLSEEQKKPYYDEAQKIKEKHREEFPGWVYQPRPGKRKRFPLSVSNVFSGTTQNIISTNPTTIYPYRSPTYSVVIPSLQNTITHPVARALIVGLPLAMEIFQVQCQNALVIMKTDTKNMRLCFQL